The sequence below is a genomic window from Cyanobacterium stanieri LEGE 03274.
TAAGTGCTTGGGCTAGCAATAATAACTTGGTTTTGGGACAGTTAAAAGTGGAAGATAAATCCAATGAAATTACGGCAATTCCTAAATTATTGGCGGTTTTAGAACTCAATGGTTGTATTGTGACCATTGATGCAATGGGGTGTCAAAAGGACATAGGGAAAAGGATTATAGAGAAAGGGGGAGACTATATTCTGAGCCTCAAAGGCAATCAAGGTAATTTATTTGAGGATGTAAAACAATTATCTGATTGGGCATTGAAAAATAATTATCAACAAATCATCAATGAAAAATATGAAACCATAGAAAAGAATCATGGTCGAATTGAAAAACGTCGTTACTGGTTGATGAATTCGGTGGCAGATTTCATCGATAGTGAAAAATGGGTGGGGTTAAAAACTATCGGAATAGTGGAATCAGAAAGAAAAATTTTAGGGCAAAAAGCCACATTGGAAAGAAGGTACTACTTAACGAGTTTAGATCATGGAGTAGAAACGTTCGCCCGAGGAATAAGAAGTCATTGGGGAATAGAGAATAAATTACACTGGTGTTTAGATGTGGGGTTTAGGGAGGATGAAAGTAGAATCAGAAAAGGCAATAGTAGTGAAAATATGGCAGTCATTAGGCATATCGCTTTAAATTTGTTGAATAAGGAAAAGAGTTGTTCTCGAGGTAAAAAGGCAAAACGACTTAAGGCAGGATGGGACAATGATTACTTATTTAAGATTTTGTCGGCTTAAGTATGCGTTTGCCCTG
It includes:
- a CDS encoding ISAs1 family transposase, yielding MWKHFENIEDPRTSYLIEHKLVDIVALTILAVICGADSWVEIEEYGKSKQSWLETFLELPNGIPSHDTIARLFARLCPKQLQSAFLDWINHIAQVTQGEIIAIDGKTLRHSYDSSQNQSAIHMVSAWASNNNLVLGQLKVEDKSNEITAIPKLLAVLELNGCIVTIDAMGCQKDIGKRIIEKGGDYILSLKGNQGNLFEDVKQLSDWALKNNYQQIINEKYETIEKNHGRIEKRRYWLMNSVADFIDSEKWVGLKTIGIVESERKILGQKATLERRYYLTSLDHGVETFARGIRSHWGIENKLHWCLDVGFREDESRIRKGNSSENMAVIRHIALNLLNKEKSCSRGKKAKRLKAGWDNDYLFKILSA